The proteins below come from a single Afipia felis ATCC 53690 genomic window:
- a CDS encoding DUF3597 domain-containing protein: MSIFSKIMGAIFGTTSAQAAEPAGGAGSAGAGAPAAQTVDVAPILDAAVKAKGEKLEWRTSIVDLMKALDIDSSLAARKELAKELNYTGDTNDSASMNIWLHKQVMDKLAANGGKLPPDIKH; this comes from the coding sequence ATGAGCATTTTTTCCAAGATCATGGGCGCTATTTTCGGAACGACCAGCGCACAGGCGGCCGAACCCGCCGGGGGCGCGGGCTCGGCAGGCGCCGGAGCTCCGGCGGCGCAGACCGTCGATGTGGCGCCGATCCTCGATGCGGCCGTGAAGGCCAAGGGTGAGAAGCTCGAATGGCGCACCTCGATCGTCGACCTGATGAAGGCGCTCGATATCGATTCCAGTCTCGCCGCGCGCAAGGAGCTCGCCAAGGAGCTGAACTACACCGGCGACACCAACGATTCTGCGTCGATGAACATCTGGCTGCACAAGCAAGTCATGGATAAGCTCGCGGCCAACGGTGGCAAGCTGCCGCCTGACATCAAGCATTGA